The sequence TCATGCGCTACCGCGATCAGACCAAGCACCACTTCGGGAAGAGCGCGGAGCTGCTCGGCAAGATGGCGACCGACTACCGCGAGTTCCTCGACCACTTCGTCACGGGCGCCGAGGAGCTCTGCGGCCCGAACATGAAGGAGATCGACGCGAGCGGCCTCGACCAGCGGCTGCTCGGAACGAGCGCGCCCGCGCCTGCCGCCGTCGCGCCCGGCACCGCGGCGCCGGGTGCTCCCCTCACGAGCGGCGCGACCGTCCCGATCAAGACCGTGACCCCGGCGCCGATCAAGCCCGCGACCGCCGCGCCGATCGCGACGGCTCCCGCGGGGATCGGCACGCTCGCGACGGACCCGCTCGCGGAAGACGCCGGCAGGTAGCGAGTGTTCGGCCCGTCTTGCCGGGCCGCGCCGCGACCCCGGTGAACTGGTCGAGCGCGGCGGTCAGGTCAGCGGGGAGGCCATGACCTCCCCGCCGCGTTTGGGAGGGCCGGCTCTGCGGGGGGTTCCGCCCCCGTCCTGACCGTCCGATCACCGCGAAACCACCTCCGGAGAGCCAGAAAACTCCGGAAAGCCAGAAAATCGTGCGCTGACGGCAAAACTTCCGGCAGCTACCATTGAGGCCGCTTTGCCAAGGGTGTTAGGAACCGTCGGTTCCGCCTGCACCGAAACGACGCACCAAATCCCCCAGGAGACGGATCGAATGGCCGAGAAGTCGGTGAGCCCCGCTGGAGAAGCGTTCCCCCTCCCTACTCGCGAAGAGTACGCCGCCGAGATGAAGCGGCTCGAAGGTCTGGCCAAGGCCGCCCGCGCCGAAGGCAAGGAGGTCGTCGTGGTCATGGGCGTCGGGTTCGTCGGCGCCGTGATGGCCGCGATCGTCGCCGACACCGTCGACAGGAAGACCAAGAAGCCGAGCAAGTTCGTGATCGGATGCCAGCGTCCGAGCCCCCGGAGCTACTGGAAGATCCCGCTGCTGAACCGCGGCGAGTCGCCCGTGAAGGCCGAAGATCCCGAGGTCGATCCGATGATCCGCCGCTGCGTCCTCGAGAAGCGGACGCTGACCGCGACCTTCAACTCCGACTGCCTCGCGCTCGCCGACTGCGTCGTCGTCGACGTGCAGTGCGACTACTCGAAGCACGACCTCGGCCAGATGCGCACCGGCGAGGTCGAGATGGCGGCGCTCGAGGCCACCATCAAGACGATCGGCGAAAAGATCCAGCCGAATTGCCTCACGCTCATCGAAACGACCGTCGCCCCGGGGACGACCGAGTTCGTCGCCATGCCCATCCTCCTGAAGGCGTTCGCGGCGCGCGGCATCGACAGCGAGCCGCTCCTCTCGCATTCCTACGAGCGCGTCATGCCCGGCCGCGAGTACGTCGCGAGCATCCGCGACTTCTGGCGTGTCTGCAGCGGCGTCGGCCCCGAAGCGCGCGAGCGCGTCGTGAAGTTCCTGAACGAGGTGCTGAACACGGAGAAGTTCCCGCTCACCGTCATGGACCGCCCGATCGAGTCGGAGACGGCGAAGATCGTCGAGAACTCCTACCGCGCCACCATCCTCGCCTTCCTGAACGAGTGGAGCCTCTTCTCGGAGCGCAACGGCGTCGATCTGGTGAAGGTCATCAAGGCCATCAAGATGCGGCCGACCCACAACAACATGATCTTCCCGGGCCCCGGCATCGGCGGATACTGTCTGCCGAAGGACGGCGGCCTCGGCTACTGGGCCTACAAGCACATCCTCGGCTTCGACGACGGCGACCAGGTGTTCAAGCTGAGCACGACGGCGATCGACATCAACGACACGCGCGGCCTGCACGTCGCGACCCTGACGCGCGATGCCCTCCGCAACATGGGCCGCTACATCGCCGGGGCCGAGGTGGCGCTGCTCGGCGCGAGCTACCGCCAGGACGTCGGCGACACGCGCTACTCGGGCTCCGAGGTCGTGGTGCGGCGGCTGACGGAAATGGGCGCGGACGTGCGCGTCCACGACCCGTACGTCGAGCACTGGTGGGAGTTCGAGGCGCAGGACGACTACCCCGCGCCCGGCCACTCGCTCGCCCGCTTCTTCCGCAATCAGGACCACCTGAAGGATCTCCGCATCCAGCCCGATCTCTCCGCCACCCTGAAGGGCGTGGAGGCGGTCGTGCTCGCCGTCCCGCACGAGCCGTACCTGAAGCTCGAGCCCGAGGATCTCGTGAAGATGACGGGCGGCCCGGTCGCGGTCGTCGACTGCTTCGGGATCCTCGACGACGCGAAGATCCGGCGGTTCTTCGAGCTCGGGTGCGAGGTGAAGGGGCTCGGTCGCGGGCACATCCAGCGCATCAAGGCGGAGGTGCGCGAGTCGGCGTAGCGGCGCATCGCGATCGCGACCGGCGTCTCGAGGGAGAAGGTCCGGGCGCCGATCACGCGCGACTCACGTGGCGCGTCGGTGAGATCCGGCGCCACGATGAAGTCGATCTCACCGGCCGCGCAGGCGAGCTTCACGAAGCTCGATCCCTCGACGTAGTCCGACGCGATCGCCGCCGCGCGATCGTTCAGACGGGGAGAGAGATGCGGCAGCAGCTGCGGGTCCTTCAGGAAGACATCGATGTCCCGGCTCGTGCGATGCGCGTAGTGCAACATGAGCACGGTGCCGCCGCCGAGCGCCCAGTCGGGCACTCGCAAGTCGTCGAGCAGGCGCGCCGCCTGCTCAAGCAGCGTCAGCCAACTCGGCGAGCCAGCCGTCGATTCCGTCATGATCTCGTTCGTCGGGAGCGAAGCAATCGCGGTAGGTCGCCAGAGTCCGAAAGGCGGTCAGCTCGTGCGCCAGCATGAAACGCAGCATCGCCTCGCGCGACACATCCTCGAAGAACGTGCGGACGTGAGACATCCACCGCTCCGCGCGCGGGTCGCCGCGCAGGCACGCGGCGAGCGTCTCCGAGTCGATCGCCCGTCGCCAGGACGCATTCACGGTGCCGAGCACGAGGGCGTCGACGTTTGCCATGCTTTCCACTGTACGGGAACCTCCCCGTGCGCTCAATTGCCGGCTCCCTGACCGATCCAACGGAATTGCCGTGCCGCGCCACCAACGGGACGGCGCTGGCGCCGGCGGCACCGCTCGCATACAGCCCCGCAGCATGGCCACGCGGGTGATCATCTGCGGCGCAGGCATCGGCGGGCTCACCGCCGGCATCGCGCTCCGTCAGCGGGGCTTCGGCGTCCGCATTCTCGAGCGGGTGGCGAGGATCGAGCCCGTCGGCGCGGGCATCACGGTGCAGGTGAACGCGATGCGCGTGATGCGGCGGCTCGGGTTGGCCGACGCGATCGCCGCGGCGGGAGCCCTCGTCACGCGGGGCGCCATCCGCGGCATCGACGGGAGGGTGATCCGTTCGATGGACCAGGGGGATCTGGCAGCGCGCTACGGGGCGCCGTTCGTGGCGATCCATCGCGCACGACTCCACGAGGTCCTGCTGAAGGCGTTCGACGGCGAGGTCGTGACGGGGGCGGCGGTCGCGGGCGTCGTCGCCGCCGACGACGGCGCGGTCGTGAAGCTCGTCGGGAACGCGACTCACGATGCGGCGATCCTCGTCGGCGCCGACGGCCTGCGGTCGACCGTGCGAGAGGCGC is a genomic window of Deltaproteobacteria bacterium containing:
- a CDS encoding DUF1043 family protein; translated protein: MAVDPLLSPWLILIPSVALGAFLGIVFERTRGTAAKRAAKFEADLVEARSALMRYRDQTKHHFGKSAELLGKMATDYREFLDHFVTGAEELCGPNMKEIDASGLDQRLLGTSAPAPAAVAPGTAAPGAPLTSGATVPIKTVTPAPIKPATAAPIATAPAGIGTLATDPLAEDAGR
- a CDS encoding GDP-mannose dehydrogenase — protein: MAEKSVSPAGEAFPLPTREEYAAEMKRLEGLAKAARAEGKEVVVVMGVGFVGAVMAAIVADTVDRKTKKPSKFVIGCQRPSPRSYWKIPLLNRGESPVKAEDPEVDPMIRRCVLEKRTLTATFNSDCLALADCVVVDVQCDYSKHDLGQMRTGEVEMAALEATIKTIGEKIQPNCLTLIETTVAPGTTEFVAMPILLKAFAARGIDSEPLLSHSYERVMPGREYVASIRDFWRVCSGVGPEARERVVKFLNEVLNTEKFPLTVMDRPIESETAKIVENSYRATILAFLNEWSLFSERNGVDLVKVIKAIKMRPTHNNMIFPGPGIGGYCLPKDGGLGYWAYKHILGFDDGDQVFKLSTTAIDINDTRGLHVATLTRDALRNMGRYIAGAEVALLGASYRQDVGDTRYSGSEVVVRRLTEMGADVRVHDPYVEHWWEFEAQDDYPAPGHSLARFFRNQDHLKDLRIQPDLSATLKGVEAVVLAVPHEPYLKLEPEDLVKMTGGPVAVVDCFGILDDAKIRRFFELGCEVKGLGRGHIQRIKAEVRESA